TACTTTTTGTCTTTCAGTTCAAATACGGCAATTTCTTCTGCGGTCGCGCCGCCGCCTAAATACATGGAAGCGCTTGCAATCTTTTTGGGGTCTATCTTATAAGAAGAAATCACAATGCTGTCCGAAACCTTTGCTAAGGTATCCTTCGGCTTTGCTTTTTTCAGAATTTTTTTGGCAATGCCGTCGGTGTCCGCCTTACCGCCCGCAAAGGTTTTATTTTTGCCGTCTTTGAGCTTTACAACACCCTTTTCGGGTACCGCATGCTTTTGCAGATACTCGGCAAACTCTCTGTATTTTTCAGGTCCGAGATGTACACCGTCGCTGCCGATGTTGTCGGGCAGATATCCGTCATCCCCTTTGTAGTAAGAATGCACATCCACATAATAGCATTGCTTTTCCTTTGCCATTTTCAAAAGCTGTTCATTGTATAGCGGAATCTTGTCGTTTTTGATGCTGGTGGACTCGGAATAATGCTTTGTAACCGGCATAATGGACTCAATATACACAATGGTGTTGGGGAATTTTTCGCGAATTTTGTCAATAAAAGCCGAATACCGTTCTAAGTAGCTTTCCATTTCGTCATAGGCGATTTCGTTTGTGCCAAGCATAATATAGATTTTACCCATCTGCTCTCTGGCGAAAATGGACTGCAATGTAGTTTTGCCCGAGGGCAGAACAGCACTGTCGAGATTTTTGGTATTCAGACCGCCCATGCATAAAAATTCCGAATTAAAGCCCGAGAAATTTTGAATGCCGATGGTCAGCGAATCACCTACAAATACCGCATCGTCAAAGTAAGAAGCATCTACCTTTTTCAACTCAGGCACAACCCCGTAGCTCACATCCGGTACAGTCCCTGCAAAGGCAGAGGTTTTCTTAAATTCGCTTATTTTTGCAAGATTGTTGTCGGTCATGAAGGTGTTGTGGTTATATAGAATCAGGACATCTTTGATGTTGTTGTCATACAGGTATTTAAACACGTCCTCATTATAATACCGCAGGTCAATCATGTAAATATCGCTGTAGTGGTTTGCCAGAAAAGGCACAATGGAGTGGGCATACGAATCCTTGATGATGGCAAGCCGTCTGTTTTCCACCGCATCCGATTTGATTTGGGTAATGGCATGGTTGCCGTCCAAATAAAATGCATACTTGTCTCTGCCCTTTAACATTTTTTCGTTGTACAAAGAATCCATTTCCTGCTTATCCAGAGGAAAGCTTACCTTGTACTTGGGCGGAATGGCCAAGCTGTATTTGTAAATGGTATCGTTTTCGGTGCGTGCAAACCCCGATGTAGAGTAGCAGGTACCGCAAAAATCGGTTGCCATTTCTTCCACCGTAAAGTCGGTTATGGGATACGGCTCAAACCCTAAGGTCTTTGCAAGAGCCGTGTAGGTGTAAAAGCTGCCCAGTGCCGTCTGGTGATGGTCGCTCCGATAATATAAGTATTCATCGCTGTGCTTTTTTAAGGCAGGTGCGGTATCCGCGATTGCTATACCCTTTTGCAAGCCCTTCTGCAAACGGTTTTGAAGCTTTTCATACGCGTTTGTATACGCAAACCGCGGTAATTTGTCCCGGTGAATTTCGTACGCGGTGGGTACAATCGCAACCTTTACATTGTAGCGGTCCACCTGTGCCAACGCGTTGATGGCTTGCATATTGGAATTTAAATTCACTTCCGAATGTGCCGAAGAATTTTCAATCAGATAGCCGTCTTTTCCGAATAAAATGTTTCGGTTTTCTTCCTTACCGCTTAAGGTTTCGTACCGTCTTTTAGATGCTACAAAATGATTTCGGAACACAAACTGGTCTGAAATGTAGCTTTCGAAATCCTTCATAAACTGACCGCTTACAATGGTACTGCCGTTTGTCACGGGGAACTGTGCAAGCGCGCGGTTTTCCTTTTCCGAAACGTCTTTAGAGGGCATCACAATGTTAAACAGCAACAGAAGCACCAATAGTCCTGGTACTGCCAGAGAGAAAATTCTCTTAATGTTTTCCTGCTCGGTTACGGTTTTAAAGAAGGTTTTGATGCGGGTCACAAGGCTCTTGTTTTTAACCGCCTTTAAAGGCGACATGTCCGGGAACAAATCCCGCAAAACCTTAATTTCTTTGTCGCTGTCCTCTGCAGTTGTCGGTGCTTCGGGTGCAACTTCTGCCACCGTTTCAGGCTCTTCAGGCTCTTTTTCAACGGTGCTTAAATTGCTGTATCTTTCCCTGAGAAACTGTTGGAAGCGTTCTTCCTCCAGATCGAATTCACTTTTGTTGTTTTGTTCGTTCATTTTTCAAGCACCTCCCATCAGAATCTGAAATACAGGAACGGATTGTATGTGCTGTCTACCAAATAGGCAATGCACACAACCAGTACCACAAACGAAAGCACCGGACGAAGCCAGTACAGCTTGTATTTGGTCAGCATCAAAAAGAATTCCTTTGTCTTTGGCGTACAGCCTAAGATGGCGGCAATCAGCACCAGCCAGTACGAGAAGAAGCGGAACCAGAATATACTGTCGGTAAAGCCGATATTTGTAATGTTAAGCATAGAACCGATATAAGCAAATGCCACGCCAAAATCAAGATTTGCAAACAGTACCCAGCCAATCATGACAATCAGCATGGTGTAAATCGTCTGCAAAACAGACGGCAGTTTTTCCAGTTTTTTCTTTAAGAATTTCTTTTCTACAATCAGTAAAACACCGTAATAAATACCCCAGGCAACAAAGTTAAAGCTTGCCCCGTGCCATAGTCCTGTCAGCATCCACACCACAAAAATATTAAAATCCTTGCGGAGCTGTGCCTTTTTATCGGGTGTCAGCGAAATTGAGCCGATACGGGTGGTTTTTTCATAGCGGGAAGCCTCGATATGACTACCGCCTAAGGGAATATATACATATTCCTTAAACCAGCTGCTTAAGCTTATGTGCCATCTTCTCCAGAAATCAGTAATGCTTTTTGCGGTGTAGGGATAATTGAAGTTCTCGCATAATTCAAAGCCGAACATTTTACCCAACCCGATTGCCATATCCGAATAGCCCGAAAAGTCATAGTAAATCTGCATGGTATACGCAATAATACCAAGCCACGCACAAAGCATGGAGCGACCGGTGGTTGCCGCCGTCAGTTCCCAGAGCTGACCTAAGTTGTTGGCAATCAGTACCTTTTTGCCAAGCCCCACGCAAAACCGCTGAACACCCTCTGCAAACATATTTACTTTTTGCGGATGGTTATGTAACTGGTTTGCAATATCGTCATACCGCACAATGGGTCCTGCAATCAGCTGCGGGAAGAAAGCCAGATACAGCCCGAAGGATACAAAATGCTTTTGCACCTTGGTTTTGCCCCGATACACATCTATGCAATAGGAAAGCGCCTGGAAGGTGTAAAAGGAAATACCGATGGGAAGCGCCAGCTGCAGGAGCGGAAAGTTTGTACGAATCACTGCATTTACGGTAGAAATAAAGAAATCGCTGTACTTAAACACCACCAGCAGGCCGATGTTGACCACAATATTTACCGCAAGAGCGATTTTACTCTTGTTTTTGTTGATGATAAAGCCGAACAGATAGTTAAATACTGCCGAAAACAGCATTAAAAAAATATATCTCGGCTCGCCCCAGGCATAAAACAGCAGGCTGACAATAAAAAGCAAAAGATTTTTGTGCTTTTTCGGAACCAGGGCATATAACAAAATGACCGGTGCCAGAAAATAAAACAAAAACAGTAAGCTTGAAAATACCATTTTTCCGTACACTCCTCAAAAATCCATTTTCTATTATTGTACCACAATCCGACAAAAAAGTCCACAAAATTTATAAAAAAAGCACCGCCGAGGCGGTACTTTATAAAACAACATCATCTGAACAGTTCAATCATGCGGGAGAGCTCCGGATACAGCGCCTCAGGAGTAAGCTCTAAAGAAATCCAGCTCATACTGTTTACACCCGCCGTAAGCAGGCTGATGGTGTCTTCTGTTTCTTTTACAAAAAAGGTTTCTGTATCCACATTTTTTCTTTCATATTCACCAAAATGCTCCTGCGCATAAGGCAAAAGTGCGGCTTCGTTGTCCACAAGCAGGGTAACGCCGTAAAGCTGACCTGCATCGTTGTAGTGGCACTCCAGTTTCATTTCACCCAAGGTGGGAGAATATGCCGCAAAAACGGTGCCGTTCTCCGGTTCGGGGAGAAAGCCCTCCTCTTCCAACGCGTCAGCAACTTCGGCCCCCGACATTCCCCATTTAAGTGCCTGCCGGTCTCCGTACAAAAACAGGCAGAAA
The window above is part of the Clostridia bacterium genome. Proteins encoded here:
- a CDS encoding DUF4358 domain-containing protein — its product is MNEQNNKSEFDLEEERFQQFLRERYSNLSTVEKEPEEPETVAEVAPEAPTTAEDSDKEIKVLRDLFPDMSPLKAVKNKSLVTRIKTFFKTVTEQENIKRIFSLAVPGLLVLLLLFNIVMPSKDVSEKENRALAQFPVTNGSTIVSGQFMKDFESYISDQFVFRNHFVASKRRYETLSGKEENRNILFGKDGYLIENSSAHSEVNLNSNMQAINALAQVDRYNVKVAIVPTAYEIHRDKLPRFAYTNAYEKLQNRLQKGLQKGIAIADTAPALKKHSDEYLYYRSDHHQTALGSFYTYTALAKTLGFEPYPITDFTVEEMATDFCGTCYSTSGFARTENDTIYKYSLAIPPKYKVSFPLDKQEMDSLYNEKMLKGRDKYAFYLDGNHAITQIKSDAVENRRLAIIKDSYAHSIVPFLANHYSDIYMIDLRYYNEDVFKYLYDNNIKDVLILYNHNTFMTDNNLAKISEFKKTSAFAGTVPDVSYGVVPELKKVDASYFDDAVFVGDSLTIGIQNFSGFNSEFLCMGGLNTKNLDSAVLPSGKTTLQSIFAREQMGKIYIMLGTNEIAYDEMESYLERYSAFIDKIREKFPNTIVYIESIMPVTKHYSESTSIKNDKIPLYNEQLLKMAKEKQCYYVDVHSYYKGDDGYLPDNIGSDGVHLGPEKYREFAEYLQKHAVPEKGVVKLKDGKNKTFAGGKADTDGIAKKILKKAKPKDTLAKVSDSIVISSYKIDPKKIASASMYLGGGATAEEIAVFELKDKKYAKQLEKLIQERIERRKLDFKNYIPEEMPKLNSPVIEQKGKVIAVCIADNITGKDVLSCMK
- a CDS encoding MBOAT family protein, whose amino-acid sequence is MVFSSLLFLFYFLAPVILLYALVPKKHKNLLLFIVSLLFYAWGEPRYIFLMLFSAVFNYLFGFIINKNKSKIALAVNIVVNIGLLVVFKYSDFFISTVNAVIRTNFPLLQLALPIGISFYTFQALSYCIDVYRGKTKVQKHFVSFGLYLAFFPQLIAGPIVRYDDIANQLHNHPQKVNMFAEGVQRFCVGLGKKVLIANNLGQLWELTAATTGRSMLCAWLGIIAYTMQIYYDFSGYSDMAIGLGKMFGFELCENFNYPYTAKSITDFWRRWHISLSSWFKEYVYIPLGGSHIEASRYEKTTRIGSISLTPDKKAQLRKDFNIFVVWMLTGLWHGASFNFVAWGIYYGVLLIVEKKFLKKKLEKLPSVLQTIYTMLIVMIGWVLFANLDFGVAFAYIGSMLNITNIGFTDSIFWFRFFSYWLVLIAAILGCTPKTKEFFLMLTKYKLYWLRPVLSFVVLVVCIAYLVDSTYNPFLYFRF
- a CDS encoding zinc ribbon domain-containing protein; this encodes MKYCTHCGAELYEGDSFCTRCGTPIPEESVQTVPVVENASAEESAPSEDASVPESPIPFTPTAENPFGPYANYGTAPYEKRRKMPFWAMVCCSVVFWILLVLFCLFLYGDRQALKWGMSGAEVADALEEEGFLPEPENGTVFAAYSPTLGEMKLECHYNDAGQLYGVTLLVDNEAALLPYAQEHFGEYERKNVDTETFFVKETEDTISLLTAGVNSMSWISLELTPEALYPELSRMIELFR